Proteins found in one Miscanthus floridulus cultivar M001 chromosome 4, ASM1932011v1, whole genome shotgun sequence genomic segment:
- the LOC136551964 gene encoding transcription factor bHLH94-like, translated as MALEAVVLSQQQSQQGSRFGCGAMAAGGPWSGLLFSGMEAAVEMGGAGAGGWNAAACSPPQLLQEMGDNPAARAMPGARQDAPALAVTVTAAAGRRKRRRTRPVKNEEEVESQRMIHIAVERNRRKQMNEYLAALRSLMPPSYTQRGDQASIVGGAINFVKELEQLLQSLEAQRRSRRRPADDVDPDDAGPFADFFTFPQYSMCAVVAAPEDTDHREGAGLEEESSGSKPSAVADVEATMVESHANLRVLSRRRPRQLLRLVLGLQGHRLTVLHLNMSSAGHTVLYSFSLKVEDDCQLTSVDEIAAAAHQIVEKINEEQGCSLE; from the exons ATGGCACTGGAGGCCGTGGTGCTTTCCCAGCAGCAGTCGCAGCAAGGCAGTCGCTTTGGGTGCGGTGCCATGGCAGCGGGAGGGCCTTGGAGTGGCCTGTTGTTTAGCGGAATGGAGGCGGCGGTCGAGATgggtggcgccggcgccggcggctggAACGCGGCCGCGTGCTCGCCGCCGCAGCTCCTGCAGGAGATGGGTGACAACCCAGCTGCCCGCGCCATGCCCGGTGCTCGTCAGGATGCCCCGGCACTGGCTGTGACGGTGACAGCGGCGGCCGGAAGAAGGAAGCGGCGAAGGACGAGGCCAGTGAAGaacgaggaggaggtggagagCCAGCGGATGATCCACATTGCCGTGGAGCGCAACCGCCGCAAGCAGATGAACGAGTACCTCGCCGCGCTCCGCTCCCTCATGCCGCCCTCCTACACGCAACGG GGCGATCAGGCGTCCATCGTCGGCGGCGCGATCAACTTCGTCAAGGAGCTGGAGCAGCTGCTCCAGTCGCTGGAGGCGCAGAGGCGTTCCCGGCGGCGCCCTGCCGACGATGTCGATCCCGACGACGCAGGGCCGTTCGCGGACTTCTTCACCTTCCCGCAGTACTCGATGTGCGCTGTCGTCGCGGCCCCAGAGGACACCGACCACCGTGAGGGCGCCGGCTTAGAGGAGGAGTCGTCCGGGTCGAAGCCGTCGGCCGTGGCCGACGTGGAGGCGACCATGGTGGAGAGCCACGCGAACCTTCGGGTGCTGTCCCGGCGCCGGCCGAGGCAGCTGCTGCGGCTGGTGCTGGGGCTCCAGGGCCACCGCCTCACCGTGCTCCACCTCAACATGAGCAGCGCCGGCCACACGGTGCTCTACTCGTTTAGCCTCAAG GTGGAGGATGATTGCCAGCTTACCTCCGTGGATGAGATTGCAGCTGCGGCTCATCAGATTGTCGAGAAGATCAATGAAGAACAAGGCTGCAGCTTAGAATAG